A genomic region of Fusarium falciforme chromosome 4, complete sequence contains the following coding sequences:
- a CDS encoding Tubulin beta chain: MREIVHLQVGQCGNQIGTNFWQTVSGEHGIDLDGAYNGTSDVQLERLNVYFNEASHFYTASHRQGPLNVLIDLEPGPLDSIRAGPMGQLFRPDNFVSGADSAGNNWAKGHYSEGAEIVDEVVDVVRREAEGCDHLQGFQLSHSLGGGSGSGMGTLLLAKIKEEFPDRMIATYSVLPSPTVSNTVVEPYNTTLALNQLIENSDETFCLDNKALVDICTRSLKIATPSYSDLNFLIAKVMAGVTTCFRFPGQLNSDLRKMAVNMIPFPRLHFFMVGFAPLMSRDSRSFQHLTVPSLAQQIFDPKNMMADSDFRNGRYLACSAIFRGRLSTKEIEDQMLNVQSKNSSYFVDWIPNNVQTALCSVPPQGLSMAATFVGNSTAIQEVFKHVADQFSAMFRRKAFLHWYTGEGMDDMEFTEAESNMHDLISEYQQYQDASADDEAAEYEEEEVAAE, encoded by the exons ATGCGCGAGATT GTACACCTTCAAGTCGGCCAATGT GGCAATCAAATTGGAACAAACTTTTG GCAAACCGTTTCTGGTGAACATGGAATTGATCTGGATGGAGC ATACAACGGTACATCGGACGTTCAACTAGAGCGACTCAACGTCTACTTCAACGAAGCAAGTCACTTTTACACCGCCTCACATAGACAAGGCCCGCTAAATG TCCTCATCGACTTGGAGCCTGGCCCCCTGGATAGCATCCGCGCCGGGCCTATGGGGCAACTGTTTCGCCCTGACAACTTTGTCTCGGGGGCTGATAGCGCCGGAAACAACTGGGCTAAGGGGCATTATTCGGAAGGTGCTGAGATCGTCGATGAGGTAGTTGATGTGGTGAGAAGAGAGGCTGAAGGTTGCGACCACCTTCAGGGCTTTCAGCTCTCCCACTCTCTCGGCGGAGGCAGTGGCTCAGGAATGGGCACCCTCCTgctggccaagatcaaggaggaaTTCCCTGACCGCATGATCGCCACCTATTCAGTtctcccatcaccaaccgtTTCCAACACGGTCGTTGAACCGTACAACACCACCTTGGCTCTAAACCAGCTCATTGAAAACTCTGACGAAACGTTTTGCCTCGACAACAAGGCCCTCGTCGACATCTGTACCAGGAGCCTCAAGATCGCCACCCCGTCCTACTCGGACCTTAACTTTCTGATTGCCAAGGTCATGGCGGGTGTGACGACGTGTTTCCGCTTCCCTGGCCAACTTAACTCGGATCTTCGCAAAATGGCCGTCAACATGATTCCGTTTCCTCGACTGCACTTCTTCATGGTTGGCTTTGCGCCTCTGATGAGCCGGGATAGTCGGTCATTTCAGCATCTGACTGTGCCTTCACTTGCCCAGCAGATTTTTGATCCGAAGAACATGATGGCGGATTCTGATTTCCGCAATGGAAGATATCTTGCTTGCTCTGCTATTTT CCGTGGCCGCCTGTCAACCAAGGAAATCGAAGACCAGATGCTCAACGTGCAATCCAAGAACTCTTCGTATTTCGTCGATTGGATCCCCAACAATGTACAAACCGCGTTGTGCTCCGTACCCCCACAGGGACTCAGCATGGCAGCCACCTTCGTGGGCAACTCGACCGCTATCCAGGAAGTGTTTAAGCACGTGGCGGACCAATTCTCAGCCATGTTCCGCCGCAAGGCCTTCCTGCACTGGTACACGGGCGAGGGAATGGACGACATGGAATTCACGGAAGCAGAGTCTAATATGCACGACTTGATATCCGAGTATCAGCAGTATCAGGACGCCAGCGCTGACGACGAGGCTGCTGAatacgaagaggaggaagttgCCGCTGAGTGA